The DNA window CGTGGCTACGGGTGTACCGGTCGGGGGGAATTGCCATTGGACCCGATACCGAGCATTTGACCGAGGCAAAATGGCGCTCCACATCGCTCGAAAGCGAGGAAATCCAGGTCAGTTTGCCGCCCTCTTGGGGGAATAGCGGTCAGATTTTTGTGCGACAAACGGACCCACTCCCACTCACTATCTTGAATCTCACCCTTGAAGTAGCCGTGGGTGGGTAATGTTGGAAGGATTTAATCATGATTGTTATTAATAATTCTGGAGCGGCTTTTGCGAATGACGGATCGGTGGGGGCCTTGGGAGGTGCCGCTGGTTTGGGGTCGCTGGGCATGTTGGGGCTTATTGGCGGGGGGATTACCTCGGCCATTGGCAGCTACTTCACAGCGGATTCACAAAAGACACTGCTGGATTCCCAAGCGGCAATTGCCGAGGTCAATGCCCGCATCGCTGAATTGGGCGCGCAATCGGCCTTATACCAGGGCCAGCAGCAGGTCGCAGAACTCACTTTGAAGGCGGGAAAACTCAAGAGTAGCCAGCGGGTGGCGATGGCGGCCAATGGTATCGACCTTGGCGTAGGTAGTGCGGCTGAGGTCCAGGCATCGACCGACCTCATGAAGGAAATCGACAAGAATACCCTGGAGCAAAACGCAGTTCGGGCCGCGTGGGGATATCGTACCCAGGGCGTCAATTACCGTAATGATGCCCTGATGAAACGTGCTGGTGCTGATTCCATCAATCCTTTGGTATCGGCGACCAGTTCGTTGCTGGGGAGTACGGGGAATGTGGCAAGTTCTTGGTACGTACTGAATAGAATGGGGGCGCTGGATGGCTCCATGGTTTCACGGGGAGGATAGGCAAAATGGCTATGCGTGTCCCGACCTACGATAGTTTCCAGGCTACACCAAGTGTTCTCCCTCAGGAGAAAATGACCGCGCCAGATATGGTAGACAGCGGTCAGGCTGCCACAAAAATGGGGACCGCTCTGGAATCGGCGGGGCAAGGGATGGGAAGGATTGCCCTAGATATGCAGCATCAGGCCAATCAGGTATTGGTCACCTATGGCCTCAACCAGGCGCGCCAGAAATACCTGGACCTGAAGTTTGACAAGAACGAAGGTTTTCTGGCGAAGTCAGAATTGGACGCCCTAAAACGACCGAGTGGGATGCCGCTGGATGAGGAGTATACCAATAAATTTCGGGAGGCAATCGGCGGTATCTCCAGCCAGTTGGGCAATGATGAGCAGCGTAGAATCTTCAACGAACATGCGGACGCCCTCCTCGGCCACTTCCAAAGCGAAGTGGGGCAACATATGTTCAATGAGCACAACAAATTCAGCCTGTCCGTAAATAATGGTGCGGTCAAGTTGGGGGCTGACGCGGCGCTACTCCATTGGAACGACTCCAACGCAGTGGACTCAGAAATCAAAATAATCGAGGCATCGGTAAATGAGGTCGGACGGATTAACGGAACATCCGCCAATGAGGTATCCGCGAATACGAAAGCCATCACTAGCGGCATTCGTCTGGGAGTCATCAAGGCCGCACTCCAGAATAATAAACCAGGTTACGCTGAGGAGTACCTGACAAAGTACGCCTCGCAAATGAATGCGGAGGATGTACTGGCGGTGCGGGGGCATATCACGAAGGAGCGAGATTCCCAGGTCAGTATGTTGGCAGCAAGAGACACCATGGGTCAGTTTCAGAACCGCATCCACCCAACGGATAATGATCGCGCATTTAATATAGCCATTGGCCAGGAATCGGGGGGTAGACAATTCGCAGCCAATGGTCAACCTCTCACCAGCAGTAAAGGCGCGCTGGGTATCGCGCAAGTAATGCCTAGTACTGGTCCAGAAGCGGCAAAACTAGCCGGGGTGGAATGGGATGAACAAAGATTTCGGACGGATGAGAAATATAATCTTGCCTTGGGTAAGGCATACTTCAACCATCAATTAGTAACCCATGGCGGTAGATTAGAAGAGGCCTACGCGGCTTATAACGCTGGAGCCGGTCGTGTGAGTGATGCAAAAAACCAGGCATGGCTAAAAGGGAATGAAGATAAATGGCTGGATTTTATGCCAGAGGAGACCAGAAACTATGTCACGAAAAATATGAAGGTGTACAATCTTGGGCAAGGTACTCCTCCCCGCCCAACGTTTCAGGAAGTAGACGCTGCGTTGCGGGATGACCCCCGATTGGCAGATAACCCAGCACGCTACAAACAGGCACGAATGGAAGCGGAAACCCTCTTTAATGAGCAAAGCCAGGCCATCAAACAGCGCGAAGAGGAATCGGTAGCTACTGCCATGCGTGGCCTCATTCAGAATGGGGGGCACTATTCGGAACTTCCTGTAGACATCCGCTCTACCATTCCCCCCCGCGAGGTGGCCGGTGTGATGGGATTTGCGCAGAGGGTCGCCCGAGGAGATGACTCTACGAGTCCTGCGGTTTACAACAAGTTAACGAGCCATCCTGAAGAGTTGGCGAAGATGACGGATAATCAATTTCTCATTTTACAGGGAGACCTTTCAGAGAATGATTTCAAACATTTTAGCCAGGTTCGTGCCGGTCTCATGGGTAACGGGAGCAATGGGATTGGTGACCTTAACTCCACGGCTATCAAGCAGCATCTCGATATACGGCTTCGTCTCTTGGGTATCGACCCAACCCCGAAAGAGACCGCCACGGCTGAAACAGCGCGGCTAGGCGGAATTCGCAAATTCGTGAACGATTATTTCACCGCTGCCCAAAAGGAAGAAGGCAAGAAATTCAATGATGCCGAGGTTGAAAAACGGTTGGATGGATTATTCGCAAAACAGGTGGTGGTGGAAAACTTGTTTAGTAGTCCCTCGGTGCCAATGTTATCGATGAAGATTGGTGATATCCGACATCTTGATAAGAGTAAAATTATCGCAGAGTATAATCGACGGGGCATCAGCAAACCGACGGATACACAAATTATGGATTCCTATTGGAGATTGAGGGTACGTTAATGAATAGAGATTTCTCAGACGATGATTATGCTGCGGCGGTAGAGGAAAGCCTGCAACCTCAATTGTCAGCGCAATCACGACCGACTTCATTGGTGAGAGAGAATAGAGAATTTTCAGACGATGACTATGCAGCGGCAGTAGTAGAAAGCCTGCAACCCCAGTCTCCAAAACCAGTAACGCCTTCCTTGGCGCAATCGGCACGTGCGGGATTTGTCCAAGCGGTGGGTACTAATCCTGATGCCTATGCCGAAGCACAGCGTGTTGCCAAACGGGTGGGGGTTCCGGTAACTACTGCGGTTTCCATGCCGAGTGAAATCAATCTCCAGGACAGGGTACGAAGTGTTGACTTCGATACCCTTGCGCATATGTCTCCTGCTACGGCGGCATTGTTTTCCGACCTAGAAAAGGCCAAGGTGGCCCATGACGATATCAACAATCTAAGTACCATTGAATCCAAATTGCGCGCAACCGGTCCCAAGGAAGGAGGCGTGATGGATAATTTGTGGCATTTTGCGCAATCCGTAGCGCGAGCGCCCGAGGGAATTGCCAGGAATATAGCGGCGGGTTTTGTCCCAGGATTTAATGCGCGGGCCTGGGGGGTGATAGAAGGAGCAGGCGCATTGGGTTCTCAATATGTCGAGCGTCCTCTTGGGGTCAATGAGGGCAATGGGGCGTTCGGGTGGCTCCAGGCCAAGGCCGGGGAGTACCGAAGATTGCAAGAGGAAATGATGAGGGAGTGGACGGGGGATTATGCCTCGCGCGGGGATATTGAGAAAGGGATAGCGTCTGGTGGGCAATCTTTGGGAATGATGGCCCCCGGTCTGCTTTTGGCTATCGCTACAGGTAATCCGAAGTTTGCCATTGGATTAGGCGCGGCCCAGCAAGGGAGTGAATCCGTCACCAAGGCGTTGGATCAGGGGGCTTCGGCGGCAACGGCGCTTACTTTGGGTATAGAAGACGCCGGGGCGGAATGGGCCACCGAGATGTTGCCCATGGGGAAATTTATCTCTGATCTGAAGGTGGGCGCACCTTTTTTAAAGTTGTTGGGGAACCAGATGGTTCGGGAGGTTCCGAGCGAATTGGCGGCGACTGCTTGGCAGAATTTCAACGAGTGGGCCAATCTGCATCCAGAAAAGAATATCAGTCAGTATCTCAAAGAGCTTGTCCCCGACGAAGCTCAAACTGTCATTGCCACTATTACCCAAACATTTCTCACTGCGGGTCTAGGTCACACCGTCAACAGCTTTGCTACTCGCGCGGAAAAGGCCGCAACCGCTGAAACCAACGCACCCCAGTTGGAGAACATCGCCAAATTATCAGCAGCCAGTAAAACCCGCCAACGTGACCCGGAAACTTTCGAGCAGTTTGTAAAGGAAGGGGTCAAGGATAGGCCGGTCGATACTACCTTTATCGATGCCAACACTTTGTTTCAGTTAGGGATAGCCGAAGAGGTTGCCAATATTTCGCCTTCCGTTGCGGAACAGTTAACCACTGCGCGTGCCACGGGTGGGTTGATTGCCATTCCGACCGAGGAATACCTAACTCGTATTGCCCCCACGGAATTCTCGGGACCATTGTTGGACCATGTTAAGTTCGACCCGGATGGCTACACCCGTGCCGAATCTGCGGACTTCCTCAAGAACCACGCCGAGGAATTACAGGCAGAGGTCGAGCAGGTGCTGAAGGAAAGGCCAGGCGCTGAAATATTTCGAGAGAGTCAGGAGCGAGTAAAGCAACGCATCTTGGATGAATTGAATACTACCAATCGATTTCCCCAAGAGGTTAACCACCTATATGCAACCCTACCGGCTGCCTATGCGGCGACCCGTGCCGCGAAGATGGGTATCACCCCGGAACAGTTCTTTGATCGGAACCCGTTACGGGTGGTGGAGAAGAGTTTGGGTGGCGATGAGTATGGGCAGAAAGGACATGGACCTTTTGGGCCATCGCTTACGGACTACCACCATGATGCCCAGGGGGCCATCAGTAGGCTGATGGAAATGAAAACCGGTGAGGCTATCGGGGCGCTGCATCACCCGGACATCGGCGATATTGATCTGGTTTGGGGGGCGGAGGGGACAGGAGCGAGTGATGGCTATGGACTCGCAAAACTAGTGAAGTGGCACCCTGAAGTTATTTCAGATTTGCAAGGAATTCTGTCTGAAATGAAAGTGCATTCGCGTAGTGAGAACCGGGTTCAGCTTGAATCAGAAAAACATAAGGGCGGGGTGCGATTGCAATGGGACGGGGAATCAAAGCACTGGCTGCTTACTGCGTATGAAAAAAGAGGCGATGTGGTCACGAGGACGGACACTGACCACACTCAGGGTGAGGGTGACACAGCTCGCCCCACCGTCGCCTCCGAAGACATTGTAGACAAAGCCATCCAGGAATTCTACCAGGGGCAAGCCGTTCTCCGTGGTGCCTACAACCCCCTCGCCAACACCATTGTTCTGCTCCAGGACGCCGATCTGAGCACGTTTCTGCATGAGTTGGGTCATTATTTCTTCGAGAATGATATCCAGTTGGCAGGGGAGCTGCTGTTAAAGGAGCGAACCGAGACATTGAGTGCCGGTGAACAGGAGATCCTGGACGATGTTCACAAGCTGATGAACTCGCACGGCATCAGCGGGGGGCTCGATGAACAGGTGATGACCTGGGAACACCTCAGTCCAGAAGAACGACGCGCCCATCACGAAAAAACAGCGGAGTCGTTTGAACGCTACCTCATCGAAGGGAAGGCCCCCAGCATCGAATTGCACGGTGTTTTTCAGCGGTTCAGAGGTTTTCTTCTGAACGTGTACACCTCGCTTAAAAATTTCCTGAAGGGACATCCAGCTGCGGGCGAACTTTCCGACGAGGTGCGCGGAGTGTTTGATCGGATGCTGGCCACCAATGAGCAGATTGCATTGGCGGAAAAGGGGCGGTCGATGATGCCGCTCTTCACCGATTGGATCCAAGCAGAGAAAGCGGGGATAACATTGCAGGAGTTTGCGGACTATCACGCCCAGGACGCTAATGCCACCAATGATGCCATTCAGGAATTACAGGGGCGCGGGCTACGCGACATGCAATGGTCTTCGAATAAGCGGGGACGCATTATCAAGCAGCTTCAAAAGAAAGCGGATCAAGAACGGCGCATCACCCGTGTTGAAGCACGTCGTGAGGTGATGAGTCAACCTGTCTATCAGGCGTGGGATAAATTAGACCGAGGAGAACTGATAGAGGGAATGGAAACGAAAAAGAAAAGCGATCCCGATGTAGTCGATCCGTCGATGGATTCGCTGCTGACCGCAATGGCTAAGTTGGGGGGGCTGGACCGTGCAGAGGTCGAAGCGGATGGTTGGATTGACCCGAAAGAAAAATCTCCGATGCCGCTCTTCGGGAAGCCATCACTGCGGAAAACCGGGGGGTTGTCCGTCGATGCCATGAGTGAGGCACTGAGCCAGTATGGTTACCTGCGCCTGGATGAGCACGGGAAATGGGAGGTGGCCGAGTTGGAAGATAAAGTCAGGGACGAGTTAGCGGGTACTCCGCGCTACTCCAACGCGGTCGATCCGGATAGATTGGGGAGTCGTCTACTCAAAACTGGCGCCAAGGGGCGGTTAGATCGCGGCGGGTTGTTGGATATTGGGCTCTCCGAAGAACAAATATATGAGTTGGATAAGAAAGGGGTTACAGCGGCGGATGGAATCCATCCCGACCTAGCAGCGGAACGCCTGGGATTTTCTTCAGGGGATGAACTGGCGCGGGCCTTGATTGCAGCAGAACCGCCCAAATGGGCGATTGAGAAGCTCACAGATTTCAACATGCTGATTCGCCATGGGGAATTGGCTACACCGGAGGCGATTGAACGGGCCGCCGATCAGGCCATCCACACCGAGGTGCGGGCGCGTTTTGTGGCAACGGAAGAAGCTATCCTGGCGAAAGCGGTGGGTAAGCGCGGGGTGTTATTGAGTGCGGCCCGTGAGTTTGCCCATAAGATGATTAGTCAGCTCAAGGTCCGCGATGTCCGCCCCAGTCGATACTCCTCTGCTGGGGAGCGTGCGGCGCGTGTCGCAGTGAATGCGGAACGCAACGGTGATATAGCTACCGCTGCCGCTGAGAAGCGCAACCAGGTGATCAATATCCAGGCTGCGCGTGCCGCGCATTCGGCGCGTGAGGAGATAGAGGCAACCGTCAAATACCTGCGCGGATTTGCCAAGCCCACCATCCGCAAGAAACTTTCCAACGAGTATTTGGATCGGATAGACCGATTACTGGAAAATGTGGATCTCGCTAACCGGTCTCTCAAGCAGATTGATAGTGATAACAGTCTGCGCGGCTGGGTGGAGGCCAAGCTAAGTGAAGGCGAAGACCCAAGTATTTCCGAGGCGTTGTTATCGAAAGAGGACCGCGCCCGCTACCATGAGCGGCTCCAGGCTGTCAACGCCAACGGCGACCCTGTCTATAGGGACGAAGAGGCAGCCTTGATTTTGTTGGCCAGTTTCATCGATGACAGTGCCCAACGCTCATATAAGGAAATGACCGTCGAGGAATTGCGTGGTTTGCGCGACACGGTAAAGCAAATGGAACACCTGGCGCGGCGCGAGAAGGAAGTGATGACGAGTCAAGTGAGAATTTCGTATGAAGAAAAGAAAGCTCAACTCTGCGATGAGCTAGTAGCTAACGCCAGAGAGTCGGGAAAACATGTGGGTACCAGTGCCACGCTTATTGGCAGTAAAAAGGAAAAGATATCTGCTTATGGTGTAAGTCACATCAAGGTAGCCATCTGGGCGAAGATTTTTGGTGGGGGGAAAGAAAATGGAGTTTTCTGGAATACCTTTATCCGTAGTGCCAATGAACGCGCTACTTTCGAGGCATCGCGTCGTGCTGCGACTACCGAATTCCTGATGAAGATTATTAATCCCCTGCTCGATAAATTGAGCATTTCGGACATAGTGGGGAAAGGAAAATATTTTCCTGAGATTAAAGGGTCACTGAACTGGAAGCAGCGATTTAGCACTCTGCTGAATTGTGGTAACGAGAAGAATCTTCAACGTCTGATGGGGGGAGGTATCGCGGGAGTGGTTCCCAAGTTAGAAATCTCACAGATTAGGGCGATACTAAAAACATTTACTAGGGAAGAAGTACTTGCCGCTCAGGCAATTTGGGACCATTTCGAAAGCTTTCGGCCCGAAATGGCCGCCAAGGAATTGCGGGTGAACGGGGTAGAGCCAGAATGGGTTGCCGCAACTCCCTTCACGCTTGAAACCGTTGATGGGCATACCGTGGAGTTGCGGGGCGGTTATTTTCCGATTGTGTTCGACTCGAAGGCCAGCGTTGCCGCTCAACAACATGAGGATGCGCGCTCTGGTAAAGAATTGATGCAGGCAGCTTACTCCAAAACAACAACCAATCGGGGGCATTTTAAGGGAAGAGTGGAAGAGGTTCATGATCGACCATTGTTATTGACAATGCAGGCGCTTTACTCGGGATTTGATAATGTAATCCACGACCTTGCATGGCACGAGTGGGTGATTGATTTCAACAAGTTGATGAGCGGCCCAGTTCGTGATGCTATTCTCGACCACTACGGGGTGAATGTTTACCATGAAATAACCAGTTGGCGAGACAATATCATTGTTGGACCTCAGAAGATTAACGGTATAATGGAATATGCGGCTAGTTTTCTACGAAAGAATATCAGCCCGGCCGCATTAGCTTTCAATACAATCAGTGCGCCGCTTCAACTCGTCGGGATTATGCAGTCCGGTTCTATAGTGGGGTGGAAGTGGGTTGGCACGGGAATCCTTGAATACCTGAGAAATCCTCTGGAGAAAACAAGACAGGTAAATGGGTTGTCCGGCTTCATGGCCTCACGGACACGCACCATGTTTCGTGACCTCAACGAATTGCGTAATCGAGTGGAGGGTAAGACTTTAATGCGGGAGAAGTTTGAACGATACGAGTATTCCCTGATTTCGTTCTTCCAACAGATAGTAGACGTTATCACCTGGTTGGGCGCGTATCAAAAGGCATTGGGGGGCGAACATGATTTAGATACTGCGCGGGCGTTGGCTGATCAAGCGGTGAAAGATTCTCAGGGAGGTGGTGAAGTAGTTGATCAGGCGGGGGTTGTTCGGGGGTCTCAGGTGAATAGATTATTCACTGTGTTCTACGACTTTATGAATACTCAGGCAAATGTTTTGTATCTGAAAGGGGCGACGGCACAAAACAGAGCGGATATGTTCATGAACTTTGCGTTGGTGGGGGTATTGGCCCCCGTGCTGGGCGCGGTATTGAGGGATGCGTTAGTTCCAGGAGATTCTGGTAATTGGGACGACATGGAAAAGGCAATTAAGAAATTGGGTTTGGAGGTGGGCTCTAATTTTATAGGAATGTTTTTGTTGGCCAGGGAATTTAACGAAGTTCTTAAAGCATTCTATGGGGAAAGTCTTGGGTATCAAGGTCCTGCCGGTCTGCGTCCTGTTGCTGATTTGGTAAACCTAGGAAAACAGGCGGTGCAAGGTGATCTTGATTTGCCATTCTTTAAGGCGTTGGACAAAGTTTTGGGGGACTTTGCGCGTATTCCAGCGGTTCAGATAAATAGAACACTGACCGGGATTGATGCGTTGCGTGAAGGAAAGACTGACAACCCGGCCGCGCTTGTCTTTGGTTTCCAGCACAAGTAAGGCGGACGGCTATGACGAATATCGACTTATACCGAGTCTTTCCAATCATACAGCAGCAGATTAAGAAACTACACGATTTATTGAGTCGTTCTCTGCAATTTCCTGCATCGGAAGGATCTTTAAACGCAACGTTGCCGACGAAAGACCAAAGAAAGGGGAAGGTTGTTGCGTTCGATGACGTGAACGGTGACCTTGTAGTTGTTGATCAGCATGTCACGACAGCGGGGGAATTAGGTCTTGGTGATTCGGCAACGCGAGACGTAGGGACGGAATCGTGGAACGTGGCGGCTGGTAATTCTGTCGGGGACCTGAAAAAATATCTCGAAAATTCTGGGACCACGGCGGTAAATGCTGCAACGGTGCTAGATCTACGATCTCCAGAGAATCATTTAGTGAGTATTGATTCTTTAGGTGGAGGTATTACCGTAAGCGCGGTTCTATTGAATCGGTATCAGACCGTGAGATTAATATTCTCAGGGCATACAACGCTTAGACACGGGACGTATAGCTATGAAGGGACTCTATATACGCTAGACATGGGTGGTAGCGATATAGTTACCAATTATTTTGATACCTGCGAATTGGTTTCTGGTCCAGTAAATACCGTTACGTGTACAGCGTACTACCGCGCAAATGGCAAGCCGGTTCGGTTCCCGTCTACTAACGACCTTGGTCTCGGCGACGCGGCAACCCTTAGCGTAGGCACCACTGCGGGGACCGTTGCGGCGGGGAATCATAGCCACGTTTCTGGGACGTCAATAGCGGTGGGCACCCCGCTCGATATGCGAACGGGTACCGCAACGCACGTCCACATAACCGGGAGCGGGGATGTCGGCGCGTTCTACCTGAACGATGGGCAGGTAGTGATCCTGACGTTTGACGGAACCGTCAGATTCCATTGTGGTTATGACCGCTATAACTGTGCCCCTGGCTCTGATTCAAGCGGATGGGTCACTGTGGTCGCAGGGGACCGTCTGACGCTTGTGGGGAATGCCTCACAGGAGTCAGTATGTACGGGTTTTTTGCGCTGGACAGGTAAACCTGTGGTTCCTAATTCATATCAGGAGATTCCTGACGTTGATGACTACGGGGGGTTAACGGTAATGGCAATGGCTGCCCCAAGGATAACTAGTGGACACAGATTGGTATGGCTGCCGGCACTTAACCTGGTCGATGGGTCAGATACAGATACGGCCAGTCTAGGTTATGCGATTGGCATGACTTTAAATGCGGCAATTCAAGGAGACATGATCAGAGTTGCGATTTCTGGTAAGATATCAGAACCCTCATGGAGTTTTACGACTGGCCGTATATACGCTTTTGAAGGTGGGGCTTTTACGCAAACGCTCCCGTCAACAGGGGCTATGATATGTGTCGGCAGAGCACTTTCGAATACTGAGATGTATTTTCAACCTCAACCTACAATCATTCTTGGGTGATAAATGGCTACTAAATATTTGAAAAACGTTACAGGAACAATTACCGAACAATCGACTGTTTCGACGAGTGCAGGGGCGGGAGATGCGGATAAAATACCATCATTAAATGCGTCTGGTGTGCTTGATGATACGATCATAAATGCGTCTGCGACAGTATCAGCTAACAAAACCGCTAAATTAAATGCGTCTGGTGTACTAAATTCGGCACTATTCCAAGGAATTACGTCTACAGCTGGGGCGGGTGATACAGGTAAAACACCTATCCTCGATGCAGGCGGGAGGGTAGATACGTCATTTATGCCAATCGGGGTAGTTGCCGAGACAGCGATAATTGCGTCTAGTGAAAACCTGGTCGCTGGCGATTTTGTAAATGTCTGGAACTCCGCTGGAGCCCCTAAAGTTAGAAAAGCAGATGGATCTACATCAGGTAAAACCGCTGATGGTTTTGTTTTATCATCGGTTACCAGTCCTGCCAATGCAACCGTGTATTTTGAGGGATCGAATAATGCTGTTACTGGGGCGACCGCAGGGGTAGTTTTTCTTTCCGGGTCAGTCGCAGGAGGATTCACATCTACGGCTCCTACCGCAGCAGGATCTACAGTACAGAGAATCGGAGTGGCAACCAGTGCAACTAATATAAAATTCGTCCCCAGCGTTCCAGTCACATTAGCATAACTCATGTCTATAACTATTGGTGGGACACAAATATCATTGCCTACGTTATCGTCTGATGGGCTGATAGAAAACAGCGTGGTGACAGGCATCACAGCTAGCACAACAC is part of the Gammaproteobacteria bacterium genome and encodes:
- a CDS encoding conserved hypothetical protein (Evidence 4 : Unknown function but conserved in other organisms), translated to MIVINNSGAAFANDGSVGALGGAAGLGSLGMLGLIGGGITSAIGSYFTADSQKTLLDSQAAIAEVNARIAELGAQSALYQGQQQVAELTLKAGKLKSSQRVAMAANGIDLGVGSAAEVQASTDLMKEIDKNTLEQNAVRAAWGYRTQGVNYRNDALMKRAGADSINPLVSATSSLLGSTGNVASSWYVLNRMGALDGSMVSRGG
- a CDS encoding Transglycosylase SLT domain-containing protein, which gives rise to MAMRVPTYDSFQATPSVLPQEKMTAPDMVDSGQAATKMGTALESAGQGMGRIALDMQHQANQVLVTYGLNQARQKYLDLKFDKNEGFLAKSELDALKRPSGMPLDEEYTNKFREAIGGISSQLGNDEQRRIFNEHADALLGHFQSEVGQHMFNEHNKFSLSVNNGAVKLGADAALLHWNDSNAVDSEIKIIEASVNEVGRINGTSANEVSANTKAITSGIRLGVIKAALQNNKPGYAEEYLTKYASQMNAEDVLAVRGHITKERDSQVSMLAARDTMGQFQNRIHPTDNDRAFNIAIGQESGGRQFAANGQPLTSSKGALGIAQVMPSTGPEAAKLAGVEWDEQRFRTDEKYNLALGKAYFNHQLVTHGGRLEEAYAAYNAGAGRVSDAKNQAWLKGNEDKWLDFMPEETRNYVTKNMKVYNLGQGTPPRPTFQEVDAALRDDPRLADNPARYKQARMEAETLFNEQSQAIKQREEESVATAMRGLIQNGGHYSELPVDIRSTIPPREVAGVMGFAQRVARGDDSTSPAVYNKLTSHPEELAKMTDNQFLILQGDLSENDFKHFSQVRAGLMGNGSNGIGDLNSTAIKQHLDIRLRLLGIDPTPKETATAETARLGGIRKFVNDYFTAAQKEEGKKFNDAEVEKRLDGLFAKQVVVENLFSSPSVPMLSMKIGDIRHLDKSKIIAEYNRRGISKPTDTQIMDSYWRLRVR
- a CDS encoding hypothetical protein (Evidence 5 : Unknown function), with product MTNIDLYRVFPIIQQQIKKLHDLLSRSLQFPASEGSLNATLPTKDQRKGKVVAFDDVNGDLVVVDQHVTTAGELGLGDSATRDVGTESWNVAAGNSVGDLKKYLENSGTTAVNAATVLDLRSPENHLVSIDSLGGGITVSAVLLNRYQTVRLIFSGHTTLRHGTYSYEGTLYTLDMGGSDIVTNYFDTCELVSGPVNTVTCTAYYRANGKPVRFPSTNDLGLGDAATLSVGTTAGTVAAGNHSHVSGTSIAVGTPLDMRTGTATHVHITGSGDVGAFYLNDGQVVILTFDGTVRFHCGYDRYNCAPGSDSSGWVTVVAGDRLTLVGNASQESVCTGFLRWTGKPVVPNSYQEIPDVDDYGGLTVMAMAAPRITSGHRLVWLPALNLVDGSDTDTASLGYAIGMTLNAAIQGDMIRVAISGKISEPSWSFTTGRIYAFEGGAFTQTLPSTGAMICVGRALSNTEMYFQPQPTIILG
- a CDS encoding conserved hypothetical protein (Evidence 4 : Unknown function but conserved in other organisms), which encodes MNRDFSDDDYAAAVEESLQPQLSAQSRPTSLVRENREFSDDDYAAAVVESLQPQSPKPVTPSLAQSARAGFVQAVGTNPDAYAEAQRVAKRVGVPVTTAVSMPSEINLQDRVRSVDFDTLAHMSPATAALFSDLEKAKVAHDDINNLSTIESKLRATGPKEGGVMDNLWHFAQSVARAPEGIARNIAAGFVPGFNARAWGVIEGAGALGSQYVERPLGVNEGNGAFGWLQAKAGEYRRLQEEMMREWTGDYASRGDIEKGIASGGQSLGMMAPGLLLAIATGNPKFAIGLGAAQQGSESVTKALDQGASAATALTLGIEDAGAEWATEMLPMGKFISDLKVGAPFLKLLGNQMVREVPSELAATAWQNFNEWANLHPEKNISQYLKELVPDEAQTVIATITQTFLTAGLGHTVNSFATRAEKAATAETNAPQLENIAKLSAASKTRQRDPETFEQFVKEGVKDRPVDTTFIDANTLFQLGIAEEVANISPSVAEQLTTARATGGLIAIPTEEYLTRIAPTEFSGPLLDHVKFDPDGYTRAESADFLKNHAEELQAEVEQVLKERPGAEIFRESQERVKQRILDELNTTNRFPQEVNHLYATLPAAYAATRAAKMGITPEQFFDRNPLRVVEKSLGGDEYGQKGHGPFGPSLTDYHHDAQGAISRLMEMKTGEAIGALHHPDIGDIDLVWGAEGTGASDGYGLAKLVKWHPEVISDLQGILSEMKVHSRSENRVQLESEKHKGGVRLQWDGESKHWLLTAYEKRGDVVTRTDTDHTQGEGDTARPTVASEDIVDKAIQEFYQGQAVLRGAYNPLANTIVLLQDADLSTFLHELGHYFFENDIQLAGELLLKERTETLSAGEQEILDDVHKLMNSHGISGGLDEQVMTWEHLSPEERRAHHEKTAESFERYLIEGKAPSIELHGVFQRFRGFLLNVYTSLKNFLKGHPAAGELSDEVRGVFDRMLATNEQIALAEKGRSMMPLFTDWIQAEKAGITLQEFADYHAQDANATNDAIQELQGRGLRDMQWSSNKRGRIIKQLQKKADQERRITRVEARREVMSQPVYQAWDKLDRGELIEGMETKKKSDPDVVDPSMDSLLTAMAKLGGLDRAEVEADGWIDPKEKSPMPLFGKPSLRKTGGLSVDAMSEALSQYGYLRLDEHGKWEVAELEDKVRDELAGTPRYSNAVDPDRLGSRLLKTGAKGRLDRGGLLDIGLSEEQIYELDKKGVTAADGIHPDLAAERLGFSSGDELARALIAAEPPKWAIEKLTDFNMLIRHGELATPEAIERAADQAIHTEVRARFVATEEAILAKAVGKRGVLLSAAREFAHKMISQLKVRDVRPSRYSSAGERAARVAVNAERNGDIATAAAEKRNQVINIQAARAAHSAREEIEATVKYLRGFAKPTIRKKLSNEYLDRIDRLLENVDLANRSLKQIDSDNSLRGWVEAKLSEGEDPSISEALLSKEDRARYHERLQAVNANGDPVYRDEEAALILLASFIDDSAQRSYKEMTVEELRGLRDTVKQMEHLARREKEVMTSQVRISYEEKKAQLCDELVANARESGKHVGTSATLIGSKKEKISAYGVSHIKVAIWAKIFGGGKENGVFWNTFIRSANERATFEASRRAATTEFLMKIINPLLDKLSISDIVGKGKYFPEIKGSLNWKQRFSTLLNCGNEKNLQRLMGGGIAGVVPKLEISQIRAILKTFTREEVLAAQAIWDHFESFRPEMAAKELRVNGVEPEWVAATPFTLETVDGHTVELRGGYFPIVFDSKASVAAQQHEDARSGKELMQAAYSKTTTNRGHFKGRVEEVHDRPLLLTMQALYSGFDNVIHDLAWHEWVIDFNKLMSGPVRDAILDHYGVNVYHEITSWRDNIIVGPQKINGIMEYAASFLRKNISPAALAFNTISAPLQLVGIMQSGSIVGWKWVGTGILEYLRNPLEKTRQVNGLSGFMASRTRTMFRDLNELRNRVEGKTLMREKFERYEYSLISFFQQIVDVITWLGAYQKALGGEHDLDTARALADQAVKDSQGGGEVVDQAGVVRGSQVNRLFTVFYDFMNTQANVLYLKGATAQNRADMFMNFALVGVLAPVLGAVLRDALVPGDSGNWDDMEKAIKKLGLEVGSNFIGMFLLAREFNEVLKAFYGESLGYQGPAGLRPVADLVNLGKQAVQGDLDLPFFKALDKVLGDFARIPAVQINRTLTGIDALREGKTDNPAALVFGFQHK
- a CDS encoding hypothetical protein (Evidence 5 : Unknown function), whose protein sequence is MESDGSVKRQDHYLPIVQVERADIPAPGYVDVRCGTRSHIERGAHRY